A single region of the Yersinia entomophaga genome encodes:
- a CDS encoding twin-arginine translocation signal domain-containing protein has translation MERRAFLKGAAALGLTAGAASVNAVENASLPLTDDVEGALARFRKTVPANFNSDYVENAVIPFFLSRFYDGEKPMLPMIGLSLSKKNALPYDLWGLLYKDWKPTPSEGETVFLQGLDERGEHNMRKRIYYSAVTPDLYQPMYQEKIAAFFDLLMEPQFADKPFMRHYADHYVDVYWDLHLGVKGQAVPQKVREVGESFNAVLAYRDPLQPIVYEHYMRVRSNIDYLKQWIDERVDDIRTGRVAEPQKTLAWYWLKNSENNDNFSKKDIVFECFHNFVAFNQWGKTLYGIMMNLSENNGDPAVKAAFKKTMSGDYQNAKDAAYTPLDLLVMELFRTISPNARSVSVAEDVQHKVYGERFGLPLKRHSYINTPHTSSNFNPVHWAQPEKFDPERYLKVPTSAEITEEECKRIGLARCPFDITSMPVNDGRNMAVTNSGFGTVFSVIDDKKQPVCDYAGFAPFGFSYRRCPGEQFTIQVMGEFLTKVWRDKITFHKLALVKPERVPISPRTVIDDNISFRR, from the coding sequence ATGGAAAGGCGTGCATTTCTGAAAGGAGCGGCAGCTCTGGGTTTAACGGCCGGAGCTGCGTCGGTCAATGCGGTAGAAAATGCGTCATTACCGCTGACGGATGATGTTGAAGGGGCATTAGCCCGTTTCCGTAAAACGGTTCCAGCCAATTTTAATTCCGATTATGTTGAGAATGCGGTTATACCTTTCTTTCTGAGTCGTTTCTATGACGGTGAAAAACCGATGTTGCCGATGATTGGCCTGAGTCTCAGCAAGAAAAATGCGCTGCCCTATGATCTGTGGGGATTGCTGTATAAGGATTGGAAACCGACGCCATCCGAAGGAGAAACCGTATTTTTGCAAGGGCTGGATGAGCGCGGAGAACATAATATGCGTAAGCGCATATATTATTCCGCGGTGACGCCCGATTTATATCAGCCAATGTATCAGGAAAAAATCGCGGCATTTTTCGATCTGTTAATGGAACCGCAATTTGCGGATAAACCTTTTATGCGTCACTACGCGGATCATTATGTCGACGTATATTGGGATCTGCATTTAGGCGTTAAAGGGCAGGCGGTACCGCAAAAGGTTCGTGAAGTCGGTGAGTCTTTTAATGCTGTGCTGGCCTATCGCGATCCTCTTCAACCCATTGTCTACGAACATTATATGAGGGTTCGCAGCAATATTGATTATCTTAAACAATGGATTGATGAGCGCGTGGATGATATTCGAACCGGACGCGTTGCCGAACCGCAAAAAACGCTGGCCTGGTATTGGCTAAAAAACTCCGAAAATAACGATAATTTCAGCAAGAAAGATATCGTTTTTGAGTGTTTCCATAACTTTGTTGCTTTCAATCAATGGGGCAAAACGCTGTATGGCATCATGATGAATCTCAGCGAAAATAATGGCGATCCGGCGGTAAAAGCCGCCTTCAAGAAAACCATGAGCGGAGATTATCAGAATGCCAAAGACGCGGCCTACACGCCGTTGGATCTATTGGTTATGGAGTTATTCCGCACTATTTCGCCAAACGCCCGCAGTGTTTCCGTTGCAGAGGATGTGCAGCATAAAGTGTATGGCGAGCGTTTTGGCCTGCCGTTGAAGCGCCATAGCTATATCAACACGCCTCATACCAGCAGTAACTTCAATCCGGTTCACTGGGCGCAGCCGGAGAAATTTGATCCTGAACGTTATCTCAAGGTGCCGACCAGCGCGGAAATCACCGAAGAAGAATGCAAGCGTATCGGTTTGGCTCGCTGCCCGTTCGATATTACCTCAATGCCGGTAAACGATGGCCGCAATATGGCAGTGACCAACAGCGGATTTGGGACGGTATTTAGCGTCATTGATGATAAAAAACAACCGGTATGTGATTACGCCGGTTTTGCTCCCTTTGGTTTCAGCTATCGCCGTTGTCCGGGAGAGCAGTTTACTATTCAGGTTATGGGCGAATTTTTGACCAAAGTCTGGCGGGATAAAATTACCTTCCATAAACTGGCGTTGGTTAAGCCCGAGAGAGTGCCGATCAGTCCGCGAACGGTGATCGATGACAATATCAGTTTCAGAAGATAG
- a CDS encoding tRNA/rRNA methyltransferase — protein sequence MNDSFSGKNGKVKVMYVRSDESSSDDRNKNKRPAGKGRPDNARQGGSHQGNPRQDGSRQDNSRRGDSRRSDSGRNESDRPRRPARSEDRGPYDSPWKTVSRAPSEEPEFDHGGIGGKSHIDPAQLRRQRAEETRVYGENACQALFNSRPDAIVRAWFVQSVTPRFREALKWMAANRKAYHVVDEEELAKASGTEHHGGVCFLIKKRQGLDAETYLQQAPQQDCVLALEEVGNPHNLGAIMRTCAHFGINGVLLQDPAMLESGAAVRTAEGGAEHIKAINADDFLSVLDTFRNAGYTIVTTSSHKGTTLAKAELPAKMVLVLGQESDGLTDSAWQQGDLSVSIGGTGRVESLNVSVATGILLAEWWRQNSGE from the coding sequence ATGAACGATTCATTTAGTGGCAAAAACGGCAAAGTTAAAGTGATGTACGTCCGTAGTGACGAGAGCAGCAGCGACGACCGTAACAAAAACAAGCGTCCGGCAGGCAAAGGCCGTCCGGATAACGCACGTCAGGGCGGTTCGCATCAGGGCAATCCACGTCAGGATGGCTCACGTCAGGACAATTCACGTCGTGGTGACTCTCGTCGTAGTGATTCAGGCCGTAATGAAAGCGATCGTCCTCGCCGTCCGGCCCGTTCCGAAGATCGCGGCCCGTACGACTCACCGTGGAAGACCGTTTCCCGTGCGCCGTCCGAAGAGCCAGAGTTTGACCACGGCGGCATCGGCGGTAAGAGCCATATCGATCCGGCACAGCTGCGTCGTCAGCGTGCGGAAGAAACCCGTGTGTATGGCGAAAATGCCTGTCAGGCGCTGTTTAACAGCCGTCCTGATGCCATTGTTCGCGCCTGGTTTGTGCAGTCCGTCACGCCGCGATTCCGCGAAGCGTTGAAATGGATGGCGGCAAACCGTAAGGCTTATCACGTGGTTGATGAAGAAGAACTGGCGAAGGCCTCCGGCACCGAGCATCACGGTGGCGTATGCTTCCTGATTAAGAAACGTCAGGGTCTGGACGCGGAAACTTATCTGCAACAGGCTCCGCAACAAGATTGCGTATTGGCGCTGGAAGAAGTGGGTAACCCGCACAATCTGGGCGCAATTATGCGTACTTGTGCGCATTTCGGTATTAACGGCGTATTGCTGCAAGATCCGGCAATGTTGGAATCCGGTGCGGCAGTACGTACCGCAGAAGGCGGCGCGGAACACATCAAAGCGATTAACGCCGATGATTTCCTCTCCGTATTGGATACCTTCCGTAACGCGGGCTACACCATTGTGACCACTTCCAGCCATAAAGGGACGACTCTGGCGAAAGCCGAGCTGCCTGCCAAAATGGTATTGGTGTTAGGTCAGGAAAGTGATGGTCTGACGGACAGCGCGTGGCAGCAGGGCGATCTCAGCGTTTCTATCGGCGGGACTGGCCGGGTAGAAAGCCTGAATGTTTCCGTTGCGACCGGTATTTTACTGGCGGAATGGTGGCGTCAGAACAGCGGCGAATAA